A region of Haliotis asinina isolate JCU_RB_2024 chromosome 7, JCU_Hal_asi_v2, whole genome shotgun sequence DNA encodes the following proteins:
- the LOC137291915 gene encoding iron-regulated protein FrpA-like, whose amino-acid sequence MWEGDETVVMWEGDETVYMWEGDETVYMWEGDETVYMWEGDETVVMWEGDETVYMWEGNETVYMWEGDETVYMWEGNETVYMWEGNETVYMWEGDETVVMWEGDETVYMWEGNETVYMWEGDETVYMWEGDETVFMWEGDETVYM is encoded by the coding sequence atgtgggagggagATGAGACAGTGGTCATGTGGGAGGgagatgagacagtgtacatgtgggagggggatgagacagtgtacatgtgggagggggatgagacagtgtacatgtgggagggggaTGAGACAGTGGTCATGTGGGAGGgagatgagacagtgtacatgtgggaggggaatgagacagtgtacatgtgggagggggatgagacagtgtacatgtgggaggggaatgagacagtgtacatgtgggaggggaatgagacagtgtacatgtgggagggagATGAGACAGTGGTCATGTGGGAGGgagatgagacagtgtacatgtgggaggggaatgagacagtgtacatgtgggagggggatgagacagtgtacatgtgggagggggaTGAGACAGTGTTCATGTGGGAGGgggatgagacagtgtacatgtag